ACAAATTCCAGATGAAGATTTTTCCGCGAACCTGCTTCATCAATTAAATCAATTGCTTTATCCGGCAAAAAACGCTCAGGAATATATCGGTCAGACAAGTCAACCGCGGCCTTGAGAACTTCATCTGAATATTTAACGTGATGAAAATCCTCGTATTTGGAGCGCAGACCCTTTAAGATTTCAAAAGTCTCATCTTTGCTTGGCTCTTCAACCATGACTTCTTGGAAACGACGAGCAATCGCGCCATCTTTTTCGATATTGCGATATTCCTTCAATGTTGTTGCACCGATTAACTGAAATTCGCCACGAGCCAAAGCAGGCTTTAAAATGTTTCCAGCATCCATCCCGCCTTCAGCATTACCAGCACCCATGATTTCGTGAATTTCATCGATGAATAAGATGATTTCATCACGAGACTCGACTTCCTTCATGAGCTGCTGCATCCTAGCTTCGAATTGACCGCGCATGCTGGTACCTTGAACCAAAGAAACCATATCAAGCCGAATAACTTCTTTATTTAGAAGTTTTTCAGGCACTTTCTTTGCCACAATTGCTTCAGCTAAACCTTCAACAACGGAAGTCTTGCCGACACCAGGTTCACCGATTAGGACTGGATTATTTTTTGTGCGGCGATTTAGGATTTCGATTAGACGTTCTACCTCAAGATCGCGGCCAATTACTGGATCCAACTTGCCTTTACGGGCTTGATCCGTGATATTGATACCATATTGTTCAAGTAAACCATGTTTCTTATTATTGTTGTTCCCGCCGGAATGGCTTGGAGCAGCTGCCGGATTTTGATTTCCGGGCTGCTGCATATTCGCCATTTGGCCATTCAATTGACGAAAAATATCATCTACGTTCATGTTTCCAAAAACGAAGGGATTTTCATTGTAATCAGCCATTTTTCCTCCGTCTAATAAAGGTTGATTTTCAAGCATTTTTTGATTTTAAATGTTTGACCTTTATTGACCTTTGCAATAAATTATACACCATCCTTTTTAATAGTCAATAAAGGTCAGAGTGTGTCAAACAGCTGATAGGTCTACTTTTTTTCTGGTTTCAGTTATAATTCAGTCAAGATGAAAAAGTTTTTTATTTTTCTCGGGCTGCTGCTCGTCGTTGCTTCTGGCGTGTATTTATACGCTAATTATTTGACACGATCCCGGTCCGATAGGTTTCAACAATTACAATCTCAGGCAAGCGAGGACGTGACTCATGCGCGATATCCGGAAGCAAAGCGGGCATTATCAGATTCACTGGATTTTGTGGTAAAACAGGCACCAGTAGAAAAACGCATTAGGCAGATCAGCAGTTTTCAACTGGGTTTGAATTTTTTGCGTGTTCAAAATTATAATGATGCAATTACCACTTTTCAAAAGGTCGCGTCATATCGAAATGGTTACCAGGTTCTGGCTGAACGGTCCAATGACAATATTAAGCAGGCTCAAATGGCCATTGACAAGCAAAAAGCTGCGGCCGCAGCAGCTGAGCAGGCTCAAAAAGATGCAGCCGCTGCCGTTTCGTCAGCTGCTGCAAGCAGCGAAGCCGCCGCTAAAGCTGCGGCCGCCAATATCTGGACACGCCAGTATACGGATCCGGCTAGTATCCCAACCGTTGTTGTCGATCAGGCTCGTAAAAATCTTCAAGAAGCGGGTGCTGATATGACTGGTATGTCAGATGAAAATATTCGGAAGCTGATTGTCGCCGCTGCTGGGAAACATGAAAATATTGTGACTTACGTTAAGGAGAATCAAAACAAAAAGAAATGACTATTGATTTTAAGAACAAGTTAGAAGCTTTGCGAAAGGGCGAAATTGACGAGTTTGAGGTTGATCGCGATACCTTCTCAGATTTCTATAAAATCTGGAATGTTTATAACTATCAATCTGGTGTCAAAGGTTTTGCACAAAAAGGCGGAAAAGTTATTTATCGACGCAAAGAAAAGGTAAAATAATGTCAGAGCGTTTTTAAAGCTTTGTTCTGAACTTGGTCTAGAGAGCTTTCGTGTAAGCGCTTGCATATTATAAGATTACTGATAGACTTAGAATAGAGGATATGGAGGAATTATGGTTTCAAAAGAATTTACGATTACCGCTGATTCAGGCTTACACGCACGCCCAGCGACGATGCTTGTTCAAAAGGCTTCTGAGTTTGATTCAAAGTTGACCTTGAAATATGATGGCAAAGAAGTCAATTTGAAGTCCATCATGGGTGTGATGAGTTTGGGCGCCGGCAAGGGTGCTAAAATCGAAATCGTTGCAGAAGGCGGTGATGATCAGGCTGCCCTTGATGGTGTTGAAGGTACACTCAAGAGCGAATCTTTAATTTGAGATCCTATTTGCTAGCAGCGCTTTGGCGTTGTTTTTTTGTACGTTTTTTTTAGTTAACAAATGATTTGGCAGAAATATGATCATCAAGATATAAAACAAGCGTTAAGACTGTTTTCTTAACGCTTGTTTTATGATTCTAATTCATTTTTTCAATAACGAGGCCGCTGCCGGATCCAAAATAACAATGACATTGGGGTGCTTTTGTAAGACTGAAGCTGGAACTGCCTCAGTTACTGGACCTTGGATGAAGTCTCTGACGGCCTGAGCCTTATTTTGGCCATAAGCTGCAATCAAAATTTCTTTAGCTTGTAAAATTGATGCGATACCCATAGAAATGGCTTGCTTTGGTACTTGATCTTCTGATTCGAAAAATCGTGAATTAGCACGAATGGTATTTTCCGTTAAATTTACGATATGTGTTTTAGAAGTAAAAGACGTTCCGGGCTCATTGAAACCAATATGGCCGTTTTGTCCCAATCCTAATAACTGCAGGTCAATTGGGTGGTCATTGATAATTTTATCGTAGCTTTCAGTCTCAGATTTTAGATCTGCAGCTTGACCATTTGGAACAAATGAATGAGCGAAGGGCTTCTTGCCAAAAAGATGTTCGCGCATAAAATAGTGGTAGCTTTCTGGATGATCCGCGGATATACCGACATATTCGTCCAAATTGATTGAAACTGTTTTTGAAAAATCAAGATTTGAAGCGCTGATTGCCTCATAAATGCTGATTGGAGTTGAACCTGTAGCTAACCCAAAACTATTTGCACCTTTCAAAAGAGCTTCTTTGAATATCTGAAGACCAATTTGGCCACCCTCTGTTTGTGACTGAACTAATTTAATTTCCATTATTTGATCACCTCAACAACTAAATTATAACTTTTAGTTTTGTCAAGTTCAATAAGTTAATTGGTATATAAATTGGTATATCATTGATCGTTTCGTCCACATTTAAAGATGAAAAATAAATTAGTTCTGTTCATATTGAGGGTTTTGGTGAACCAGAATCAAGCCCCTAGCTATCCGAGCTATATAATAAAAGCAAAACGAGATTTTTTTAATATTAACAAAATGTTGACATCGATTTAATGAATAAATTGATTGAATAAATAATTTTGCTAACTAGATAAGGGGGTTCCATTGACGATTAAATTAATTGCACTAGATTTAGATAATACGTTATTGAACGGACAGAGCCGAATCAGCTCGAGAAATGAGCATGTTTTAAAACAGCTGCACGAAGGTGGGGTGAAAGTTGTCTTAACAACCGGTCGGCCTATTAAAGGTATCTTGCCATTCATCACACAATTAGGATTAACCGCCGATGAAGATTATTCGATTAATTTTAATGGTGGGCTAGTTGAACGGAATTCTGATCGGAAGGTGATTTTCAGCCGTTATATTACCAAGAATGATATTCGTCCAATTAATCAGTTAGCACAGGAAATGCGTTTTCCATTGGATGGTATCACCATCGATCGCGCGTTTTCTGTGATAGATATCAGAAAGTCGGGTTATCAGTCTTTTATAGGAGATTTGATGCCATTTACCGATGTAACATTTGCCGCTTTGCCTGAGAAAAATTTTTTCAAGTTCGTCAGCCAGACGGATGCCGCACAAGTTCAAGCCATTCAGAACGCGACTCAAAGTAATTTAGATCTGACTATTGTAAAAAGTCGTCCTAATTTGCTTGAATTTCTCCCTAATGGTGTGAATAAGAGCCTTGGTCTAGGAAAATTGTTGGATCATTTTGGTTGGACCTTTGAAAATGTCATGTCTTTTGGAGATGAAGAAAACGATTTGCCAATGATCAAAGCTGCCGGTATGGGAGTCGCAATGGAAAATGCAATTCCTGCGGTTAAAGCCGTTTCTAATGCCACGACCAAAAATAATTTGGAAGATGGTGTGGCAGTGTTTCTGGAACATTATTTTGATTTATGAAGCAGTTTATGGCATGCGAATCAGGTATTCCAATTATTTAACTGCAATTAATGAAAACGGTTACGTTACAAATGTTAAACTAATAGATGATGAGATTCATGGTGATTACTTGACTGGTTTTACCTGCATTTGTCCGATTTACTTGAATAATACCTGGTCGAATGAACCACTTGCGAAAGTAGAACAAATCTCATGTTAATAGTTGGGGGTAACAATGACTGAAACAGAAAAATTAAGCGGCATTGCCGCATCAGATGGTGTTGGGATTGCTAAAAGTTATTTGTTGGTTGATCCGGATTTAGCTTTTCCCTACAATCAGACAATCACCGATGTAGATGCCGAACAAGCGCGTTTGGACCGAGCACTGGACGCTTCTAAAAGTGATCTGGAAAAGATCAAAAACAAGGCGGAGGAGACTTTGGGCAAAGAAGAAGCCGAGGTTTTTGAGGCACATATTACGATGCTTTCCGATCCTGAACTGGTTTCTGCAATTAAAGGGCAGATTAATGATAAAAAAATCAATGCTGAATCTGCTTTGAAAAATGTGACTGATAATTACATCGCGACATTTGAGGCTATGACTGATAATGCTTATATGCAGGAACGAGCAGCTGATGTCCGAGATATTGCAAAAAGGGTGACGAGCCACCTTTTGGGCGTCGAGTTACCAAATCCGGCTTTGATTGATGACGATGTCATTGTTGTCGCACACGATCTAACGCCTTCTGATACCGCTCAGCTTGATCCAAAATTCGTTAAAGGCATCGTAACTGACCTTGGCGGCAGGACAGCTCATGCCTCGATCATGGCACGATCTTTGGAGATTCCAGCTGTCGTTGGTACTGGAAACGCAATTGCTGAAATCGCAAATCATATTAATCTCATTGTTGATGGTGATGCTGGCCAGGTCTTAATCTCTCCCAATGAAGATGAAGAAGTCGCTTACGCAAAAAAAGTCGGTGAATATTTTGCTAGAAAACGTGAGCAGGCACAACTCCGCGACGAGAGAACTGCTTCGGCCGATGGTGTCCATTTTGATATTTCGGCTAATATCGGTTCCCCTAAGGACCTGGATGCAGTTGTTGCGAGTGGTGCTGAAGGTATTGGTTTATTTCGAACAGAATTCTTGTTTATTGATTCAGACCATCTTCCAACAGAGGACGAACAATTTGAGTCTTATAAGGCTGCACTGCAGGCTTTGAAAGGCAAGCCTGTAACTGTTCGGACGATGGACATCGGCGGTGATAAACAATTGAGCTACTGGAAACTGCCGAAGGAAGCTAACCCATTTCTAGGTTATCGTGCTATTCGAATTTCCCTGAAACAAGATAATATTTTTCGGACGCAATTGAGAGCTCTGCTGAGGGCTTCTGTTTATGGGGATTTATGGATCATGTTCCCAATGATTGCAACTCTTCAAGAATTCCGTGCTGCAAAGAAGATATATGAAGAAGAACGGTCAAAGCTGATTGAAGCAGGTACAAAAATTTCGGACCACATCAAATTAGGCATTATGGTCGAGATCCCAGCTTCGGCTGTGTTGGCTGATAAATTTGCTAAAGAAGTTGATTTCTTCTCGATTGGTACGAATGATTTGATTCAGTATACGATGGCTGCTGACCGGGGCAATGATAGTGTATCTTATTTGTATCAACCCTATAATCCGTCTATTTTGCGGCTAGTTCACAATGTGATTGATGCAGCGCATCATGAAGGGAAATTCGTTGCCATGTGCGGTGAGATGGCTGGTGACCCTATCGCGGTACCGATCTTAGCTGGATTAGGCCTCGATGAATTTTCCATGTCCGCTTCATCCGTCCTGCCGACTCGGTCATTGATCAAACATTTGAAGGTTTCCGATTTAAAGACACTTGCAAAGTCAGCTTTAGATCAAGATAGTAATCAGCAGGTCATTGATTTAGTCAAAGCTTCAACAAAATAATTTTCCTTAAAAAGGCCGTTAGGTCTTTTTTTGTCATACCAGTATAATGTAGACATGAATATAGGACTTTTTACCGATACTTATTTTCCTCAGGTGTCCGGTGTTAGTACCAGCACGCAGATTTTAGCCCAGCAGCTGGAAGCTCAAGGCAACAACGTGTACATCTTTACTACCACCGACCCTAAGGTGAAGAGATCTCAATATGGCCGGGGTCCGGAAAAAAATATTTACCGTTTTTCATCCATCCCATATACAGGTTTTAAAGATCGCCGAATTACTTTTCGGGGGTTTTTTGAAGCGATTGAAATTGCCAGAACGCTCCGCTTGGACATTGTCCACACACAAACGGAATTCAGTCTTGGCTTGATGGGTAGAATTACGGCTCGGGAATTAAAGATTCCGCTTGTGCATACTTACCATACAATGTACCAAGATTATACACATTATGTTATGAATGGCCGTCTCATCAAAGCTGGCGGTGTTGAGGTCATTATTCGAGCATTTCTTAAATCTGTTAATGGCGTGATTGCGCCCAGCCAGCGAGTTTATGATACCTTACGCGGATATGGTGTTTCAGCCCCAATGCCGATCATTCCGACTGGCGTCAGTTTCCCTAAAAACCAACTGGATCGTTCGGCTGAATTGCGCAAAGAACTTGGCATTCGGCCCAAACAGCCGGTCATCTTGTCCTTGGGCCGAGTTGCTTTTGAAAAAAATTTAGAGGAACTCATCAATATATTGCCAGATGTTATTGACCGTTTTCATAATGTTATTTTGGTTGTTGCAGGGGATGGACCCGCTCGTGAAGAACTGACAGAACACGCTAGGGCACTTGGGCTTGCTAAACATGTGAAGTTTGTCGGCATGGTTGAACACAAAAATGTCTATTCGTATTATCGAATGGCTGATGTTTTTGCAAGTCCCTCAACTTCCGAATCGCAAGGTTTAACCTTTATCGAAGCGGTTAATGCTAACCGACCTTTTGTTGCGATGCCGAATCTTTATCTACAGCAGATTACAAAATCCAAGATGATCGGCACAATTGTTGAAAATAACGAGGAAATGGCTCAGGCAATTGAATATTATTTAGCAGACGCCAAAAATAAAAATAAGGATCACGACTGTCAAGAAGTATTGCGAGAAGTTGGAGCTGAAAAATTCGGCGAGGATGTTTTACGTTTTTACACACAGATAATCGCTGAATACCGGCCGCCGCACGCTAAGGATACAGATGAGCCGACTGATGATGAGATAGGTTATGCCCGCCAATTATTGGGGCGTTTGCCTTTGCCTAAAGTGGCGAAACGCAGAATTTTGAAGGGCAAAAAAGAAGTCGACAGCAATAAATAGTAGAATTAACAGAATGAAAGTTTTGCAGTATTTTGAAAACCCGGGACTGATTAGCCGGTCTGGTATCGGACACGCTCAGAGATTGCAGCAAGAGGAGCTGTCATATACAGACGTTGTTCTCGACACAAACCCTTTTTCCAAGGATTATGATTTAATTGATGTTAATACTTATGGGCCGAAATCGGCAGCAATGGTTGCAAAAGCGCGTTTGCAGAGCAAGACAATTGTTTATCATGCTCATTCAACCTATGAAGATTTTCGAAATTCCTTTATCGGCTCTAATTTAATTGCTAAACCTTTTAAAAGATATTTAGTCAACGCTTATAAACAGGCTGATCTGATTATTACGCCTACGCCTTACGCCGAATCTCTTTTACGGGGATACGGCCTGACACAACCGATTATTCCTATATCAAACGGCGTCAGAGTCGCTTCCTACCGAAAGAACCAAGCTAAAATTACTAAATTCCGTCAATTTTTAAACTTGGGGCCTGAAGACAAGCGCAAAATTATTATCTCAGTTGGTCTCTATTTTGAGAGAAAAGGGATTGCGGATTTTGTTGAGTTAGCCAGACGGAATCCTGATTATTTATTTGTTTGGTTTGGTTACACGGATTTACGCATTATTCCCAAAAAAATTCGTAATATTATTCGAACTGATCACCCAGCAAACTGTCTTTTCGCTGGATATATCACCGGTGATGTTCTCCAAGGTGCATATTCAGGTGCGGATTTATTCTTATATCCAAGTTTTGAGGAGACTGAGGGTATTGTTGTTCTAGAAGCACTGGCGAGTTCACAAAAAGTATTGGTTAGAGATATTCCTGTATATGCTGATTGGTTGAAAGACGGTGTCAATTGTTACAAGGCGAAGAACCTGGATGATTTTGACGATAAATTGCATCAAATTTTATCCAACCAGGTAAAAGACGTTTCTAAAGCAGGTCACCGTGTCGCATTGGCGCGTGATATCAGTAAGATCGGGCAAGAGTTGAAAAATGCGTACGAACGGGCTTTATCACTACCTAGCAAGGAGAGCAAATGACAACGAGACAACGAATTTTTTGGATTTTATTTACTCTTTTTATCGGTGCAGTTGTTTTTATTTATAGTTTTCACCAAGTTAATTTAAAACAATTTTGTCAGCAAATTTCCAAAACAAATTACGGTTGGCTGCTCTTTGCTTTTGTATTAGTCATTTTCTATTACTTGACTATGGCTTGGATCCTAAAAGTTTTAATTGCTCCTCATAAGGCCAGCCTGTGGGGAATT
The Oenococcus kitaharae DSM 17330 DNA segment above includes these coding regions:
- a CDS encoding phosphocarrier protein HPr, with protein sequence MVSKEFTITADSGLHARPATMLVQKASEFDSKLTLKYDGKEVNLKSIMGVMSLGAGKGAKIEIVAEGGDDQAALDGVEGTLKSESLI
- the nagB gene encoding glucosamine-6-phosphate deaminase, whose amino-acid sequence is MEIKLVQSQTEGGQIGLQIFKEALLKGANSFGLATGSTPISIYEAISASNLDFSKTVSINLDEYVGISADHPESYHYFMREHLFGKKPFAHSFVPNGQAADLKSETESYDKIINDHPIDLQLLGLGQNGHIGFNEPGTSFTSKTHIVNLTENTIRANSRFFESEDQVPKQAISMGIASILQAKEILIAAYGQNKAQAVRDFIQGPVTEAVPASVLQKHPNVIVILDPAAASLLKK
- a CDS encoding Cof-type HAD-IIB family hydrolase; protein product: MTIKLIALDLDNTLLNGQSRISSRNEHVLKQLHEGGVKVVLTTGRPIKGILPFITQLGLTADEDYSINFNGGLVERNSDRKVIFSRYITKNDIRPINQLAQEMRFPLDGITIDRAFSVIDIRKSGYQSFIGDLMPFTDVTFAALPEKNFFKFVSQTDAAQVQAIQNATQSNLDLTIVKSRPNLLEFLPNGVNKSLGLGKLLDHFGWTFENVMSFGDEENDLPMIKAAGMGVAMENAIPAVKAVSNATTKNNLEDGVAVFLEHYFDL
- the ptsP gene encoding phosphoenolpyruvate--protein phosphotransferase, translating into MTETEKLSGIAASDGVGIAKSYLLVDPDLAFPYNQTITDVDAEQARLDRALDASKSDLEKIKNKAEETLGKEEAEVFEAHITMLSDPELVSAIKGQINDKKINAESALKNVTDNYIATFEAMTDNAYMQERAADVRDIAKRVTSHLLGVELPNPALIDDDVIVVAHDLTPSDTAQLDPKFVKGIVTDLGGRTAHASIMARSLEIPAVVGTGNAIAEIANHINLIVDGDAGQVLISPNEDEEVAYAKKVGEYFARKREQAQLRDERTASADGVHFDISANIGSPKDLDAVVASGAEGIGLFRTEFLFIDSDHLPTEDEQFESYKAALQALKGKPVTVRTMDIGGDKQLSYWKLPKEANPFLGYRAIRISLKQDNIFRTQLRALLRASVYGDLWIMFPMIATLQEFRAAKKIYEEERSKLIEAGTKISDHIKLGIMVEIPASAVLADKFAKEVDFFSIGTNDLIQYTMAADRGNDSVSYLYQPYNPSILRLVHNVIDAAHHEGKFVAMCGEMAGDPIAVPILAGLGLDEFSMSASSVLPTRSLIKHLKVSDLKTLAKSALDQDSNQQVIDLVKASTK
- a CDS encoding glycosyltransferase; its protein translation is MNIGLFTDTYFPQVSGVSTSTQILAQQLEAQGNNVYIFTTTDPKVKRSQYGRGPEKNIYRFSSIPYTGFKDRRITFRGFFEAIEIARTLRLDIVHTQTEFSLGLMGRITARELKIPLVHTYHTMYQDYTHYVMNGRLIKAGGVEVIIRAFLKSVNGVIAPSQRVYDTLRGYGVSAPMPIIPTGVSFPKNQLDRSAELRKELGIRPKQPVILSLGRVAFEKNLEELINILPDVIDRFHNVILVVAGDGPAREELTEHARALGLAKHVKFVGMVEHKNVYSYYRMADVFASPSTSESQGLTFIEAVNANRPFVAMPNLYLQQITKSKMIGTIVENNEEMAQAIEYYLADAKNKNKDHDCQEVLREVGAEKFGEDVLRFYTQIIAEYRPPHAKDTDEPTDDEIGYARQLLGRLPLPKVAKRRILKGKKEVDSNK
- a CDS encoding glycosyltransferase, translating into MKVLQYFENPGLISRSGIGHAQRLQQEELSYTDVVLDTNPFSKDYDLIDVNTYGPKSAAMVAKARLQSKTIVYHAHSTYEDFRNSFIGSNLIAKPFKRYLVNAYKQADLIITPTPYAESLLRGYGLTQPIIPISNGVRVASYRKNQAKITKFRQFLNLGPEDKRKIIISVGLYFERKGIADFVELARRNPDYLFVWFGYTDLRIIPKKIRNIIRTDHPANCLFAGYITGDVLQGAYSGADLFLYPSFEETEGIVVLEALASSQKVLVRDIPVYADWLKDGVNCYKAKNLDDFDDKLHQILSNQVKDVSKAGHRVALARDISKIGQELKNAYERALSLPSKESK